Below is a window of Cytophagaceae bacterium DNA.
GACTGCTTTCACATTTATCATACGGTTGAGGATAAGCTAGATAGATCCCTTCATAGCAAGAAATACAAATTGGCTGTCTTTCAAATATCCTGTAATTCCACATATAAAAGTCCCCCTTTTCAGGATTATCTTTTAAGTCTATATAAATAAAATGACCCGGGCTTGTATTTTCTCCTTTTTTAATAGCTTCAGGATCAAATTTTACTGTATGACCCAGGATATCAGGGGTTTCCCGCATAGTTTCTATGCTTGATTCATATTTTTTCCCATTTTTTAAATTTACTTTTAATTGATATTGGTTATTGATTTTAGTTTTAAACCATATCGGAAAAGTGTAAATACCATAACCAGAATAATGAGCGTTGATATTAGTTTCCCCATTTTCAACAATATAAACTGTTGCTGAATCCACGGGTATAAACTCGATTGCCCTGGTAATTCCAGGATCTGTTTTTTTTATACTTATATATTTTTCGGAGTCTGTATCATCTATTTTTCCATCAATCACTAAAAAACTTTCATTTGATTTTACGAGCATTTGGTAGGGTTCCACACAAGAAATTGCAATCACTAAAAATAATGAAGTGATTAAGCTAATACTGAAATTTCGATATGTAATTAATCTATCCATCCATCTGGCTTTCTGGAGGTTCTGGTATAACTTTCCTGACAAGGTGCCATTGGTGGACGGGTTATGTCGGCTCCCATGGGTTCAGGATTGGCAGATCTACCCTGAAATAATCCATAGGCTTTAACTCCTACGTACCTTTCTGCTCTTGGAATCCATATTTTCCTGGTCTTTTTTATACTTACCATAAACATACCTCCAATAGATTCTGTTTTGTCATTTATGTTTTTAACATTTCCAATAAGTCCTGCTGGCGGGGTGTCAGAAAGGGTTCCGGTATTCTGACTTTGGTTAATCATAATTTTGAAGTAATCATGAGCGGTTTTAGAAATACCGTATTGGTTAACTTCAACCAATGCTCCACGAAATTGTAAAAATGGAATTTCTGCAATCTTTCGATTGGTAATGGGAGACCCATTATAATATTGATCGCTTAATATGTTTAATTCGGAACTATAATAGATCTGCCAGCAATCAGTTTTACATCCATAATCATAAATCACGCTTCTTCTTTTCAATGCAGCATCTTCCACGCACTGTCCGTCGGGCTGAGGGTTGGTGAAGTATTTTCCACCATAGCAAGTTTTACAAAAATTTGTTTGCTCAAATAATTTCCATTTCCACATATAAAAATTCTCATCTTTTGCCTCATCTTTGGTATCAAGATATACCTCGTGGCCATTCATTTCTTTTCCATCAAAATTTATTTCTGTTTCATTAAAAATTGTGCTTAGTTTCTCAATTTCGTTTATTGGTATCGCAGACTCATCACTACTTTTATACTCTTTTCCGTTGGCGAGTTTAAATTCCAGGTGGTATTTTGTGTTTGGTATAATTTTGAAATCAGGGGGTAATTGGTATGTTCCATCGCCTTTAAAACTACAGTTATATTTTTTTGTATTGCCTTCAACTACAAAGACTTCAGCATTTTCTTCACCCAGAATTTTATTGGTGTTAAACTGAGTAAAACTCTTTTTTATTTGAATCTGTTGAATTTGGTCTGAATCGGTTAAGTGTGCATCAATAAACAATATTTCTTTTTGATTAATAAAATTTATATCAAAAGGTTCTACACATGCAAAAACCAAAGAAAGTGAAACTAAAAACAAGAAGATGGTTTTCTTTGACATCAATTGATATTTTAATTTTGTAAAAAAGAGAAATTAAATTGCTGGTATACTTTTTAAATTTCGGTGATCTCTCTACCAAATTTAAAGCAAAATCACATAACATATGGTATTATAAGTGTTTTTTTGACACAAATAATTTTCTATTTTTAAAAGTACCATTTTATAGCCAATACCAGGTTATAATTGTAGGATTAAAATACAAAATTGTGTTTTCAGTAGATGAAATTCTGAAAAAACTATTTTATAATAAAATGTTGCTTCGGGGATTCTCTTCTAAAAAATACGATTCCGACAAAAAATAAATCAATACTCACTGTAACCGAGTCGTGATTTATTATTTCTTCCCAGGCCGATTTCATACCTTCAGACCAGTAAATATCATCGAAAACAAAACAAGTGTCATTGTGAATACTTTTTAGGGCGGTTTCAAAATACCTTATTGTGGCTTCATAAGTATGATTTGCATCAAAGAAAATCAAATCTATACAACCATAATTTGA
It encodes the following:
- a CDS encoding DUF4249 domain-containing protein, encoding MDRLITYRNFSISLITSLFLVIAISCVEPYQMLVKSNESFLVIDGKIDDTDSEKYISIKKTDPGITRAIEFIPVDSATVYIVENGETNINAHYSGYGIYTFPIWFKTKINNQYQLKVNLKNGKKYESSIETMRETPDILGHTVKFDPEAIKKGENTSPGHFIYIDLKDNPEKGDFYMWNYRIFERQPICISCYEGIYLAYPQPYDKCESSPGLERSMVTYDYSCLGDCWEIIHSEELNIMSDLYSNNLEIKNRLIAKVPYYSNSGFLIEISQQNINAEAFRYLKIIIEQNQTNGTLADSPPAPLVGNVKNIDNKSEIVGGYFMVAKTIKKSFWINRSYDDNAYPIGLLGGRAINYEPLTPSRPPSAPCIKSRTRTPLAPEGWPI
- a CDS encoding DUF4249 domain-containing protein, translated to MSKKTIFLFLVSLSLVFACVEPFDINFINQKEILFIDAHLTDSDQIQQIQIKKSFTQFNTNKILGEENAEVFVVEGNTKKYNCSFKGDGTYQLPPDFKIIPNTKYHLEFKLANGKEYKSSDESAIPINEIEKLSTIFNETEINFDGKEMNGHEVYLDTKDEAKDENFYMWKWKLFEQTNFCKTCYGGKYFTNPQPDGQCVEDAALKRRSVIYDYGCKTDCWQIYYSSELNILSDQYYNGSPITNRKIAEIPFLQFRGALVEVNQYGISKTAHDYFKIMINQSQNTGTLSDTPPAGLIGNVKNINDKTESIGGMFMVSIKKTRKIWIPRAERYVGVKAYGLFQGRSANPEPMGADITRPPMAPCQESYTRTSRKPDGWID